Within the Tistrella mobilis genome, the region CGCCTGCGCGAGCTGCTGGACGTGCCCGTCTTCCATGACGACCAGCACGGCACCGCGATCATCGCGGCGGCGGGGCTGATCAACGCGCTCGACATCACCGGCAAGTCGCTGCGCGACATCCGCATGGTGGTGAACGGCGCCGGTGCGGCCGGTATCGCCTGCCTGGAACTGGTCAAGGCCATGGGCATGCCGCATGAGAACGCCATCCTCTGCGACACCAAGGGCGTGATCTACAAGGGCCGCGAGCAGGGCATGAACCAGTGGAAGTCGGCGCATGCGGTGGAAACCGATGCCCGCACCCTGGCCGATGCCCTGAAGGGCGCCGACGTCGCGTTCGGCCTGTCGGCCAAGGGCGCCTTCACCCCTGAGATGCTGGCCTCGATGGCGCCGAAGCCGATCATCTTCGCCATGGCCAATCCGGATCCCGAGATCACCCCGGAAGAGGTCGCCCAGGTCCGCGACGACGCCATCGTCGCCACCGGCCGGTCGGATTATCCGAACCAGGTCAACAACGTGCTGGGCTTCCCCTACATCTTCCGCGGTGCGCTGGATGTGCGGGCGACCGAGATCAACGAGCAGATGAAGATCGCGGCCGCCTATGCGATCGCGAGCCTGGCGCGCGAGGACGTGCCCGACGAGGTGGCCCGTGCCTATCGCAACCGCCGCATGCAGTACGGCCCCGACTACATCATCCCGGCGCCGTTCGATCCGCGGCTGATGTCGACCGTGCCGGTGGCGGTGGCCAAGGCCGCGACCGCGACCGGCGTGGCCCGCAAGCCGCTGGTCGACGCGCCCCGCTATGTCCGCGCGCTGCGCGCCCGTCTCGACCCCACCGCCGACAGCCTGGAGCGGCTGATCGAGCGGGTGCACGAGAACCCGAAGCGGGTCGTCTTCGCCGAGGGCGAGGAAGAGCAGACCATCCGCGCCGCCATTCAGTGGGCCAAGTCGGGCCTGGGCAAGCCCGTGCTGATTGGCCGCGAGGAGCGGATCAAGGCCAGCATGCTGCGCCTGGGCCTGGGCGACGGCACGGATCTCGACATCGACATCCACAACGCCCGGCTGTCGGAAAAGAACAAGGTCTATGCCGACTTCCTGTACAGGCGCCTGCAGCGCCGCGGCTATCTCTACCGCGACGTTCAGCGCCTGGTGAACCAGGACCGCAACGTCTTCGGCGCCTGCATGGTGGCCTGCGGCGACGGCGACGCCCTGATCACCGGCCTGACCC harbors:
- a CDS encoding NADP-dependent malic enzyme, producing MDGEKYYVTEQEALEFHQGDRPGKLSITPTKALMTQRDLSLAYSPGVAWPCLHINKDENKAYDYTSKGNMVAVISNGTAVLGLGNLGALASKPVMEGKAVLFKKFADIDAVDIEVSTEDVEEFVNCVRFLGPTWGGINLEDIRAPECFIIEQRLRELLDVPVFHDDQHGTAIIAAAGLINALDITGKSLRDIRMVVNGAGAAGIACLELVKAMGMPHENAILCDTKGVIYKGREQGMNQWKSAHAVETDARTLADALKGADVAFGLSAKGAFTPEMLASMAPKPIIFAMANPDPEITPEEVAQVRDDAIVATGRSDYPNQVNNVLGFPYIFRGALDVRATEINEQMKIAAAYAIASLAREDVPDEVARAYRNRRMQYGPDYIIPAPFDPRLMSTVPVAVAKAATATGVARKPLVDAPRYVRALRARLDPTADSLERLIERVHENPKRVVFAEGEEEQTIRAAIQWAKSGLGKPVLIGREERIKASMLRLGLGDGTDLDIDIHNARLSEKNKVYADFLYRRLQRRGYLYRDVQRLVNQDRNVFGACMVACGDGDALITGLTRNYWVALENVQLVIDPEPDETLIGLSVMVSRGRTIVIADTTVNELPEAEALADIAMQAAASAKRFGLEPRVALLSYSNFGNPHREKADRIRAACRILEERGVGFEFDGEMSADVALDEELMQRYYPFSRLTGPANVLVMPGLHSANISAMLLQKLGGGVQIGPILRGMSKPVQIVQMGATVAEMVNIAAVAAHDAILDQEEKTGR